A window from Tenacibaculum singaporense encodes these proteins:
- the mdh gene encoding malate dehydrogenase yields MKVTVVGAGAVGASCAEYIAIKNFASEVVLVDIKEGFAEGKAMDLMQTASLNGFDTKITGTTGDYSKTAGSDICVITSGIARKPGMSRDELLGINAGIVKSVAASLVEQSPNTIIIVVSNPMDTMTYLVHKATGLPKNRIIGMGGALDSARFKYRLAEALEAPISDVDGMVIGGHSDKGMVPLTRLATRNSVPVSEFLSEERLEQVKQDTKVGGATLTGLLGTSAWYAPGAAVSGLVQAIACDQKKIYPCSALLEGEYGLSDLCIGVPVVLGKNGIEKIVEINLSKEEKAALTSSAEAVKNNNTALTF; encoded by the coding sequence ATGAAAGTAACGGTTGTAGGAGCAGGTGCTGTAGGCGCAAGTTGTGCTGAGTACATTGCTATTAAAAATTTCGCTTCTGAAGTTGTTTTAGTTGATATTAAAGAAGGTTTTGCTGAAGGTAAAGCAATGGACTTAATGCAAACTGCTTCTTTAAATGGTTTTGACACTAAAATTACTGGAACAACAGGAGACTATAGCAAAACTGCTGGATCAGACATTTGTGTAATTACTTCAGGAATTGCTCGTAAACCAGGAATGTCTCGCGATGAGTTATTAGGAATCAATGCTGGTATTGTAAAATCTGTAGCTGCTAGCTTAGTTGAGCAATCTCCTAACACAATTATCATTGTAGTATCTAACCCAATGGATACAATGACATATTTAGTACACAAAGCGACTGGATTACCTAAAAATAGAATCATTGGTATGGGTGGTGCTTTAGATTCAGCTCGTTTCAAGTATCGTTTAGCTGAAGCTTTAGAAGCTCCTATTTCTGATGTTGACGGAATGGTTATCGGAGGTCACTCTGACAAAGGAATGGTGCCGTTAACTCGTTTAGCTACTCGTAACTCTGTTCCTGTATCTGAATTCTTATCTGAAGAAAGATTAGAACAAGTAAAACAAGACACTAAAGTTGGTGGTGCTACCTTAACTGGTTTATTAGGTACTTCTGCTTGGTATGCTCCTGGAGCTGCTGTATCTGGGTTAGTACAAGCAATTGCTTGTGACCAGAAGAAAATCTACCCTTGTTCTGCTTTATTAGAAGGAGAATACGGTTTATCTGATTTATGCATTGGTGTACCAGTAGTATTAGGTAAAAACGGAATAGAAAAAATCGTTGAGATTAACTTAAGCAAAGAAGAAAAAGCGGCGTTAACTTCTTCAGCTGAAGCCGTTAAAAATAACAATACTGCATTAACTTTCTAA
- a CDS encoding DUF6588 family protein, with amino-acid sequence MKKILLPLLTLIISFSIKAQDGPEGILFASKQDANRLTNAYINPAMKGLIYGMNNGWYHTAKVHKKFGFDITIGFNGSIVPSKDEIFSLSNLNSINQPTGNITSATVAGSENDGSQATVTFQENGITYTGTFEMPGGIKEDLPLNAVPAPAIQASMGLPFKSDIILRYVPKVGSDDVKGSLFGIGLKKEITSWFGPMDKTPLHVSLLATYSTMGVDYNIVDENPNDNIEIENGKVDFDLNSYTVQAIASLNFPIINVYGGVGYTGGTSSLDMTGRYTLSYNASLNQRTLTNPLNLDSNASGFKATLGTRLSLGFFKIFADYTLQEYNAINAGIAFSFR; translated from the coding sequence ATGAAAAAAATTCTATTACCACTATTAACTCTAATAATAAGCTTTAGCATCAAGGCTCAAGACGGTCCTGAAGGAATTTTATTTGCGAGTAAACAAGACGCAAACAGGTTAACTAATGCATATATTAATCCTGCTATGAAAGGATTAATATACGGAATGAACAATGGTTGGTATCACACCGCCAAAGTTCATAAAAAATTTGGCTTTGATATTACTATTGGATTTAACGGGTCAATAGTTCCCTCAAAAGATGAAATATTTAGTTTATCAAACTTAAACTCAATAAATCAACCTACAGGGAATATTACTTCTGCTACTGTAGCTGGTTCTGAAAATGATGGTAGCCAAGCTACTGTTACATTTCAAGAGAACGGAATCACCTATACTGGAACTTTTGAAATGCCTGGTGGAATCAAAGAGGACTTACCATTAAATGCTGTTCCTGCTCCTGCTATTCAAGCAAGCATGGGGTTACCTTTTAAATCAGATATTATTTTACGTTATGTCCCTAAAGTTGGAAGCGATGATGTTAAAGGTAGTTTATTTGGTATTGGTTTAAAAAAGGAAATCACAAGCTGGTTTGGACCAATGGATAAAACCCCATTACATGTTTCTTTACTAGCTACTTATTCAACTATGGGAGTGGATTACAACATTGTTGACGAAAACCCAAATGACAACATTGAAATAGAAAATGGTAAAGTTGATTTTGATTTAAATTCTTACACTGTTCAAGCTATTGCCTCTTTAAACTTTCCTATAATTAATGTTTATGGAGGAGTAGGTTACACAGGAGGAACTTCTTCTTTAGATATGACCGGAAGATATACTCTTTCTTATAATGCATCTTTAAACCAGAGAACCTTAACAAACCCTTTAAACTTAGATTCTAACGCTAGCGGTTTCAAAGCTACATTAGGTACTCGTTTAAGTTTAGGTTTCTTTAAAATATTTGCAGACTACACTTTGCAAGAATATAATGCTATCAATGCAGGTATTGCTTTTAGCTTTAGATAA
- a CDS encoding PQQ-binding-like beta-propeller repeat protein, translating to MKTKLFLLFLLTSLLASAQRDPNHTLTLDSKISDVYLHNLTGIPVITTDGAVYGVNGETGQKIWEFKESGFIKNLNALGQDGGSSFSEVALSPFGKFNQTIFNIKTGHKILDEKTNGYKGIFDDKFVFGKNAILFFAKTDKTEAKLFLTSIENDNIIWESSIKTNKKLGSLLLGGAGAYNFIQNEDKIAFTAGKTVFLINKSDGKVILSEKYDAGKLFFTEDNKSFNRC from the coding sequence ATGAAAACAAAATTATTCTTATTATTTCTATTAACCTCTTTATTAGCGTCCGCACAAAGAGACCCTAATCACACACTTACTCTTGACAGTAAAATTAGTGACGTTTACCTACACAACTTAACAGGAATTCCTGTGATTACAACAGATGGTGCCGTATATGGAGTTAATGGTGAAACAGGTCAAAAAATATGGGAGTTCAAAGAAAGTGGATTTATTAAAAATCTTAATGCTCTTGGTCAAGATGGAGGTTCTTCTTTTAGTGAAGTAGCATTATCTCCATTCGGAAAATTTAATCAAACAATTTTCAACATCAAAACGGGTCATAAAATTTTAGACGAAAAGACCAATGGATACAAAGGAATTTTTGATGACAAGTTTGTTTTTGGTAAAAATGCTATTTTATTTTTTGCAAAAACTGATAAAACTGAAGCTAAACTATTTTTAACTAGCATTGAAAATGATAACATCATTTGGGAAAGCTCTATAAAAACCAATAAGAAATTAGGAAGCTTATTATTAGGAGGTGCAGGTGCTTATAACTTTATCCAAAACGAAGATAAAATTGCTTTTACAGCTGGTAAAACTGTTTTTTTAATCAACAAATCTGATGGTAAAGTTATACTATCAGAAAAATACGACGCTGGTAAATTGTTTTTTACAGAAGATAATAAGTCTTTTAATCGCTGTTGA
- a CDS encoding cell division ATP-binding protein FtsE: protein MENPVLHLENADIYQQDNLVLSKVNFTLNKGDFYYLIGKTGSGKSSLLKTLYGDLRLQRGLGSIVDFDLKQMKEKDIPFLRRKLGIVFQDFKLLNDRNVYENLEFVLKATGWKDKNEMKDKIHEVLDKVGMKEKYYKKTFELSGGEQQRVAIARALLNDPELILADEPTGNLDPKTSLEVMELLNEIHQSGKTILMATHDYQLIVKFKQKVIKCEGGELFEVVQQAV from the coding sequence ATGGAAAACCCTGTTTTACACCTTGAAAACGCAGATATTTATCAACAAGACAATTTAGTATTGTCAAAAGTAAATTTTACCCTGAATAAAGGTGATTTTTATTATTTAATCGGAAAAACAGGAAGCGGAAAAAGTAGTTTGTTAAAAACCTTATATGGTGATTTACGTTTACAACGTGGCTTAGGAAGTATAGTTGATTTTGACTTAAAACAAATGAAAGAGAAAGATATTCCTTTTTTACGAAGAAAACTAGGAATTGTTTTTCAGGATTTTAAATTATTAAACGATAGAAATGTTTACGAGAATTTAGAGTTTGTATTAAAGGCTACTGGTTGGAAAGATAAAAATGAAATGAAAGATAAAATTCATGAAGTTTTAGATAAGGTAGGAATGAAGGAGAAATACTATAAAAAAACTTTTGAATTGTCAGGAGGGGAGCAGCAACGTGTAGCAATTGCTAGGGCGTTGTTAAATGATCCTGAATTAATTTTAGCAGATGAGCCTACGGGAAACTTAGACCCAAAAACTTCACTAGAGGTGATGGAGTTATTGAATGAAATTCACCAAAGTGGAAAGACAATTTTAATGGCTACGCACGATTATCAATTGATTGTAAAGTTTAAACAAAAAGTGATTAAATGTGAGGGTGGTGAATTGTTTGAAGTAGTACAACAAGCAGTCTAA
- a CDS encoding PQQ-binding-like beta-propeller repeat protein, with protein sequence MVKLYYQKNTTLVNCFLQKIISLLIAVENKSSSLVGGAIKAGFTMGLSLIGKKVIGKELIAFDVNSGKETWKKPIKLDEGFVDYQFEDGKLFLIHEDGAKLFDYHTGEDAWKKEFKRKKVKGVEKTSEGYIVYYKNKKHLVDNTGKKVWKKPQKVIKNVDFEVDDEEEFTTFSYDKGTIFVTPYRIEYFQNGEEKRVYKIKLDEKNDKLTYHEKNNSLILLSGKKLYILNPDKELGKDQVKKIDFNDASKITSVEIRDNGYFINSNWEYVITDFKGNVIKNEYFKQPGEGFRHLKNFGSYALGFTGFGMQGLGYANATYGSALVGSGAFVGKQNTINRGIKHANKGVSQFNDGTTISEIGELLWDGDRHNAFKATKNNAFFYANKGGKKVLVQVNKDSGDTVETYEFGVDKPKYKIDKPAKKIYFSKGKDLKIFSYN encoded by the coding sequence ATGGTAAAGTTATACTATCAGAAAAATACGACGCTGGTAAATTGTTTTTTACAGAAGATAATAAGTCTTTTAATCGCTGTTGAAAACAAAAGTAGTTCTTTAGTTGGGGGAGCTATTAAAGCTGGTTTTACCATGGGATTATCTCTAATAGGGAAAAAAGTAATTGGTAAAGAGCTTATTGCTTTTGATGTAAATTCTGGTAAAGAAACTTGGAAAAAACCTATTAAACTAGATGAGGGGTTTGTAGACTATCAATTTGAAGATGGAAAATTATTTTTAATCCACGAAGACGGAGCTAAATTATTTGACTATCATACTGGTGAAGATGCTTGGAAAAAAGAATTCAAAAGAAAAAAAGTTAAAGGTGTTGAAAAAACTTCAGAAGGTTATATTGTTTATTACAAAAACAAAAAGCATTTGGTAGATAATACTGGTAAAAAAGTTTGGAAAAAACCTCAAAAGGTTATTAAAAATGTAGATTTTGAAGTAGACGACGAAGAAGAATTCACTACTTTCTCTTATGATAAAGGTACTATTTTTGTAACCCCATACAGAATAGAATATTTCCAAAACGGAGAAGAGAAAAGAGTATACAAAATTAAATTAGATGAAAAAAATGATAAACTAACCTATCATGAGAAAAACAACTCTTTAATTTTATTAAGTGGTAAAAAACTATACATTTTAAACCCTGACAAAGAACTTGGAAAAGACCAAGTAAAAAAGATTGATTTTAATGATGCTAGTAAAATAACCTCTGTTGAAATAAGAGACAATGGTTATTTCATCAACAGCAACTGGGAATATGTAATTACAGACTTCAAAGGTAATGTAATAAAGAATGAATACTTTAAACAACCTGGCGAAGGGTTTAGACATTTAAAGAATTTTGGTTCTTATGCATTAGGTTTTACTGGTTTTGGAATGCAAGGACTTGGATACGCTAACGCCACATATGGATCAGCACTAGTTGGATCAGGAGCTTTTGTAGGTAAACAAAACACAATAAATCGCGGTATAAAACATGCTAACAAAGGCGTATCTCAATTTAACGACGGAACAACGATTTCTGAAATAGGAGAGTTATTATGGGATGGAGACCGTCACAATGCTTTTAAAGCCACTAAAAATAATGCCTTCTTCTATGCAAACAAAGGAGGTAAAAAAGTTTTAGTGCAAGTTAATAAAGATTCTGGTGACACTGTTGAAACATATGAGTTTGGTGTAGATAAACCAAAATACAAAATTGACAAGCCCGCTAAAAAGATTTATTTTTCTAAAGGAAAAGACTTAAAAATATTTAGCTACAACTAA